In the genome of Fulvitalea axinellae, one region contains:
- a CDS encoding metallophosphoesterase, protein MGQGPVSKNKQLFLVKPYMQFGTQNSMVILWETTEPTIGRVEFGEALPDSEYANISKRSEASGRKTMHEHTLKNLKPETNYFWRVVSVTPSGEEAISEIYSFKTAVKDSSAYMFALVGDSQRNGRTPWAWEKISKLVWEDRPNFVIHAGDLVDSGDRKTDWTEHFLPGGHIFMSRFPMYTVLGNHEGDSELYYQYMANPSPENYYTFKYGNAQFFMVDTNFDVSEGTEQYNWLEWELAKSDAMWKIVVHHHPPYSSEENDNGDTYKELSTNGTEARNLVPLYDKYGVDFNLYGHVHMYERTWPLKDGMVNQEEGVIYINSGGAGGGLEGFAPTRTWFSLEQQTGHHYCTFAVHDRTVIFKAIDHEGRLFDSFQLKKNRPEIKAEVLQPPVPRVYAKDYAFSKSTRVKMNVAFPDLEIRYTLDGTEPSKSSRKYEKTFEVSKSATVRARAYTPAGLASRSVAHTLVKMKPLKAKKVRNAKPGVRYAYYEGEWKVLPDFSKLKPVRTGVIPKPSIHSIKRRKDYFGVTFEGYLQVDATKAYSLYLLSDDGSKMYIDDTLLIDNDGDHGVEQKEASLMLEKGKHKIRIEYFDTWGTNKLDFGFVDTNTRERTKIFPTHFSH, encoded by the coding sequence ATGGGGCAAGGGCCAGTTTCCAAGAATAAACAGCTATTCTTAGTCAAGCCGTATATGCAATTCGGCACACAAAACAGCATGGTAATCCTATGGGAAACCACCGAGCCTACAATTGGTCGGGTGGAGTTTGGGGAAGCTCTTCCTGATTCCGAATATGCGAATATTAGCAAGAGGAGCGAGGCGTCCGGGCGCAAAACTATGCACGAGCATACTTTGAAGAATTTGAAACCGGAGACAAACTATTTCTGGCGTGTGGTTTCCGTTACGCCGTCGGGAGAAGAGGCTATAAGCGAGATTTATTCTTTCAAAACGGCTGTAAAAGACAGCTCGGCTTATATGTTCGCTTTAGTCGGCGACTCGCAACGCAACGGCCGTACGCCTTGGGCTTGGGAGAAAATATCGAAACTGGTATGGGAAGATCGTCCGAATTTCGTGATTCATGCCGGCGACTTGGTGGATTCCGGTGACCGAAAAACCGACTGGACGGAACATTTCTTGCCGGGCGGACACATTTTTATGAGTCGATTCCCAATGTATACCGTTTTGGGGAACCACGAGGGTGATTCGGAACTGTATTACCAGTATATGGCGAATCCGTCGCCCGAAAATTATTACACGTTCAAGTACGGAAATGCTCAGTTTTTTATGGTCGATACGAACTTTGACGTATCCGAGGGGACCGAGCAGTATAATTGGCTGGAATGGGAGTTGGCCAAATCGGACGCCATGTGGAAGATCGTGGTGCACCATCATCCGCCGTATTCGTCGGAGGAAAATGATAACGGCGACACATATAAGGAATTGTCGACAAACGGTACGGAAGCCCGCAACCTCGTGCCTTTGTACGACAAATATGGCGTGGATTTTAACCTTTACGGGCACGTGCATATGTATGAGCGGACTTGGCCCCTGAAAGACGGAATGGTTAATCAGGAAGAGGGCGTGATTTATATAAACTCCGGTGGTGCGGGTGGCGGATTGGAGGGATTCGCCCCCACGCGCACTTGGTTTTCGCTCGAACAGCAGACAGGCCACCACTACTGTACTTTCGCCGTTCACGACCGTACGGTAATCTTTAAGGCCATCGATCATGAAGGCCGTCTTTTCGATTCGTTCCAACTCAAGAAAAACCGTCCGGAAATCAAGGCGGAAGTATTACAGCCGCCTGTACCGAGAGTTTACGCCAAGGATTACGCTTTCAGCAAATCCACAAGGGTAAAGATGAACGTCGCTTTTCCCGATTTGGAGATCCGTTACACGTTGGACGGAACCGAGCCGAGCAAGTCTTCCAGAAAATACGAGAAAACCTTTGAAGTAAGTAAGAGCGCAACGGTCAGGGCCCGGGCCTATACGCCTGCGGGATTAGCCAGCAGGAGCGTAGCCCACACGTTGGTGAAGATGAAACCGCTGAAAGCCAAAAAAGTCAGAAATGCGAAGCCGGGCGTCCGATACGCGTATTATGAGGGAGAATGGAAGGTTTTGCCCGATTTCTCCAAGTTAAAACCTGTGCGCACTGGGGTTATCCCCAAGCCGAGTATCCACAGCATAAAGCGCAGGAAAGATTACTTCGGCGTCACGTTCGAAGGTTACCTGCAAGTGGACGCCACCAAGGCCTATTCGCTCTATCTTCTTTCCGATGACGGTTCCAAAATGTATATCGATGACACTTTGCTGATTGACAATGACGGCGACCATGGCGTGGAGCAGAAAGAAGCGAGCCTTATGCTTGAAAAGGGCAAGCACAAGATTCGCATCGAGTATTTCGATACTTGGGGCACGAACAAACTGGATTTCGGATTTGTAGACACCAACACCCGAGAGCGTACCAAGATATTTCCGACCCACTTCAGTCACTGA